A single window of Microbispora hainanensis DNA harbors:
- a CDS encoding ABC transporter permease produces the protein MRHYIKVEMLRMMRNKRYIIFVVAFPVGFYLLYSNLWGAETDQSTGLRGSVLLMISMAAYGALASAIMSTAVPWSQERHSGWLRQLQITPLPGRAIILTKLISSMLLVLPALLLVGLAAVLTQDVSLPPGQWVGLILAMWIGTIPFAALGLTIGSLLPPDTAQPVAMIGMFALALLGGLWFPESLMPAVMKSIAHVTPSYDYASIGWQIAAGEAPHAADAAGILAWGVALVALAIFAYRRATVRA, from the coding sequence ATGCGGCACTACATCAAGGTCGAGATGCTGCGGATGATGCGCAACAAGCGCTACATCATCTTCGTGGTCGCCTTCCCCGTCGGGTTCTACCTCCTCTATTCCAACCTCTGGGGAGCGGAGACCGATCAGTCGACCGGACTGCGCGGCAGCGTCCTGCTGATGATCTCGATGGCCGCGTACGGCGCGCTGGCCTCGGCCATCATGTCGACGGCCGTGCCCTGGTCGCAGGAGCGGCACAGCGGCTGGCTGCGGCAGCTCCAGATCACTCCGCTGCCGGGCCGGGCGATCATCCTGACGAAGCTGATCTCCTCGATGCTGCTCGTGCTGCCGGCGCTGCTGCTGGTCGGCCTGGCCGCGGTGCTCACCCAGGACGTCTCGCTGCCGCCGGGGCAGTGGGTCGGGCTGATCCTGGCGATGTGGATCGGCACGATCCCGTTCGCGGCGCTGGGCCTGACGATCGGATCCCTGCTGCCCCCCGACACCGCGCAGCCCGTCGCGATGATCGGCATGTTCGCCCTCGCCCTGCTCGGCGGGCTCTGGTTCCCCGAGAGCCTGATGCCCGCGGTCATGAAGAGCATCGCCCACGTGACCCCGTCGTACGACTACGCGAGCATCGGATGGCAGATCGCGGCGGGCGAGGCCCCGCACGCGGCCGACGCGGCCGGCATCCTCGCCTGGGGGGTGGCCTTGGTGGCGCTGGCGATATTCGCCTACCGTCGTGCCACGGTGCGCGCCTGA
- a CDS encoding ABC transporter ATP-binding protein produces the protein MNAIAFTDVTKRYGDVLAVDGLDLEIPAGATVALLGPNGAGKSTSINMLLGLLRPSSGEIRVFGVPPETAVADGELGAMLQEGTLIPELTVAETVDFVRRLYPRPLPLEEILRLADLTELARRRADRLSGGQTQRVRFALAIAGGPRLLLLDEPTAAMDVESRRTFWDNMRAYAAGGRTILFATHYLEEADENADRVVVIARGRVVADGSAAEIKAGVAGQAVSFLLGDQPVAGLEALPGTTGVELQSGRVTLRTTDLDATVDALYRKTTLDIRDLQLHGADLEDAFLALTKEA, from the coding sequence ATGAACGCAATCGCCTTCACCGACGTCACCAAGAGATACGGGGACGTGCTCGCGGTCGACGGCCTCGACCTGGAGATCCCGGCCGGAGCCACGGTCGCCCTCCTCGGGCCGAACGGGGCCGGGAAGTCCACCTCGATCAACATGCTGCTGGGCCTGTTGCGGCCCAGCTCCGGCGAGATCCGGGTCTTCGGCGTGCCGCCGGAGACGGCGGTCGCCGACGGGGAGCTCGGCGCGATGCTCCAGGAGGGCACGCTGATCCCCGAGCTGACCGTGGCCGAGACCGTGGACTTCGTCCGGCGGCTCTACCCCCGTCCGCTGCCGCTGGAGGAGATCCTCCGGCTCGCCGACCTCACCGAGCTCGCCCGGCGGCGGGCCGACCGGCTGTCCGGCGGCCAGACCCAGCGGGTGCGGTTCGCGCTGGCCATCGCGGGCGGCCCGAGGCTGCTGCTGCTGGACGAGCCCACTGCGGCCATGGACGTCGAGTCGCGCCGCACGTTCTGGGACAACATGCGGGCGTACGCCGCCGGGGGCCGGACGATCCTGTTCGCCACCCACTACCTGGAAGAGGCCGACGAGAACGCCGACCGGGTCGTCGTGATCGCCCGCGGCCGGGTCGTCGCCGACGGCAGCGCCGCCGAGATCAAGGCCGGGGTCGCCGGTCAGGCGGTGAGCTTCCTGCTGGGCGACCAGCCGGTGGCCGGGCTCGAAGCCCTGCCCGGGACGACCGGCGTGGAGCTCCAGAGCGGCCGGGTCACGCTGCGGACCACCGATCTCGACGCCACCGTCGACGCCCTCTATCGCAAGACCACCCTCGACATCCGCGACCTCCAGCTCCACGGGGCCGACCTGGAGGACGCCTTCCTCGCCCTCACCAAGGAGGCCTGA
- the hisG gene encoding ATP phosphoribosyltransferase, giving the protein MLRIAVPNKGALSEAAQTMLKEAGYRQRRDSKELVVVDSENSCELFFLRPRDIAVYVGEGTLDAGITGRDMLFDSGAPAEEVMPLGFGGSTFRFAATPGAYSGVADLSGLRIATSYAGLLGKHLADQGVDARVIKLDGAVETAIRLGVADAVADVVETGTTLRNVGLEVFGEPIAHSEAILIKRAGAPESNGFQQLIRRLQGVIVARDFVMIDYDIRAERIDEAIAITPGMEGPTVSPLHREGWVAVRAMVPRKGHQQVMDQLWDIGAKAILVTAIFACRL; this is encoded by the coding sequence ATGCTGCGCATCGCCGTACCGAACAAGGGCGCGCTCTCCGAGGCCGCCCAGACCATGCTGAAGGAGGCCGGCTACCGCCAGCGCAGGGACAGCAAGGAGCTCGTGGTCGTCGACTCCGAGAACTCCTGCGAGCTGTTCTTCCTCCGTCCGCGCGACATCGCCGTCTACGTCGGCGAGGGCACCCTCGACGCCGGCATCACCGGGCGCGACATGCTGTTCGACTCCGGCGCCCCCGCCGAGGAGGTCATGCCGCTCGGGTTCGGCGGGTCGACGTTCCGCTTCGCCGCCACGCCGGGCGCCTACTCCGGCGTGGCCGACCTGTCCGGTCTGCGCATCGCCACCTCGTACGCCGGACTGCTCGGCAAACACCTCGCCGACCAGGGCGTGGACGCCCGGGTCATCAAGCTCGACGGCGCGGTCGAGACGGCGATCAGGCTCGGCGTCGCCGACGCGGTCGCCGACGTGGTGGAGACCGGCACGACGCTGCGCAACGTCGGCCTCGAGGTGTTCGGCGAGCCGATCGCGCACTCCGAGGCCATCTTGATCAAGCGGGCCGGGGCCCCCGAGTCCAACGGCTTCCAGCAGCTCATCCGGCGCCTGCAGGGCGTGATCGTGGCCCGCGACTTCGTGATGATCGACTACGACATCCGGGCCGAGCGCATCGACGAGGCCATCGCGATCACCCCGGGCATGGAGGGGCCGACCGTCTCCCCGCTCCACCGCGAGGGCTGGGTGGCCGTACGGGCGATGGTCCCGCGCAAGGGCCACCAGCAGGTGATGGACCAGCTCTGGGACATCGGAGCCAAGGCGATCCTGGTCACCGCGATCTTCGCCTGCCGCCTCTGA
- a CDS encoding phosphoribosyl-ATP diphosphatase codes for MKTFEELYAELAEKARTRPAGSGTVAALDAGVHAIGKKVVEEAAESWMAAEHESADRAAEEISQLLYHVQVLMLARGIGLDEVYKHL; via the coding sequence ATGAAGACCTTCGAAGAGCTGTACGCCGAGCTGGCAGAGAAGGCGCGCACCCGGCCCGCGGGGTCGGGCACCGTGGCCGCCCTGGACGCCGGCGTCCATGCCATCGGCAAGAAGGTCGTCGAAGAGGCCGCGGAGAGCTGGATGGCGGCCGAGCACGAGTCGGCGGACCGGGCGGCCGAGGAGATCTCACAGCTGCTCTACCACGTGCAGGTCCTGATGCTGGCGCGCGGAATCGGGCTCGACGAGGTCTACAAGCATCTGTAG
- a CDS encoding acetylxylan esterase, which yields MFVDMPLDQLRAYLPERREPADFDAFWDRTLAEARAHDLNAVFEPYEADLALLDVADVTFAGFGGHPIKGWFIAPAGASGPLPCVVEYIGYGGGRGRPHDWLLWPAAGYATFVMDTRGQGGTWRSGDTPDPVGGNGAQIPGKLTQGVFDRDDYYYRRLYTDVVRAVEAARSHPLVDAGRVVVTGGSQGGGMALAAAALVPGLAYAFVNVPFMCDIRRAVEITDEEPYAELGRFCGIHRTRVEDIFATLDYFDGLHFAARATTPARFSVALRDGVTPASTVFAAYNHYAGPKDITVWPFNGHEGGESQQALDQLRLARKILG from the coding sequence ATGTTCGTCGACATGCCTCTTGACCAGTTGCGCGCCTACCTGCCCGAGCGCCGGGAGCCCGCCGATTTCGACGCCTTCTGGGACCGCACGCTGGCCGAGGCCCGCGCGCACGACCTGAACGCCGTCTTCGAGCCGTACGAGGCCGACCTCGCGCTGCTCGACGTGGCCGACGTGACGTTCGCGGGATTCGGCGGGCACCCGATCAAGGGATGGTTCATCGCTCCCGCGGGCGCGTCGGGCCCGCTGCCGTGCGTGGTGGAGTACATCGGGTACGGCGGCGGCCGCGGCCGGCCGCACGACTGGCTGCTGTGGCCGGCCGCCGGATACGCGACCTTCGTGATGGACACGCGCGGCCAGGGCGGCACCTGGCGCTCGGGCGACACGCCCGACCCGGTGGGCGGCAACGGGGCGCAGATCCCCGGCAAGCTCACCCAGGGCGTGTTCGACCGCGACGACTACTACTACCGGCGGCTCTACACCGACGTCGTACGCGCGGTCGAGGCGGCCAGGTCGCACCCCCTGGTGGACGCCGGGCGGGTCGTGGTGACCGGCGGCAGCCAGGGCGGCGGCATGGCGCTGGCCGCCGCCGCGCTCGTGCCCGGCCTCGCCTACGCGTTCGTCAACGTGCCGTTCATGTGCGACATCCGGCGCGCCGTCGAGATCACCGACGAGGAGCCGTACGCCGAGCTGGGCCGGTTCTGCGGGATCCACCGGACGCGGGTCGAGGACATCTTCGCGACCCTCGACTACTTCGACGGCCTGCACTTCGCCGCGCGGGCCACCACGCCCGCCCGGTTCTCCGTCGCCCTGCGCGACGGCGTCACCCCGGCGTCGACGGTGTTCGCGGCCTACAACCACTACGCCGGGCCCAAGGACATCACGGTCTGGCCGTTCAACGGCCACGAGGGCGGCGAGTCGCAGCAGGCGCTCGACCAGCTCAGGCTGGCCAGGAAGATCCTCGGCTGA
- a CDS encoding extracellular solute-binding protein: MRRTTAATCAALITALGAGCATSGTSETEQADANTPAAITWWSTGGDDESAAFQKAADLYTKSHPDVTIKVQTLAWDDAYAKLLAASTSRSGPDIISGGMTWTIQFGLRGGMVDLRKYGIEQLQAQAQPAQWKSAVSPDGTIYGIPLDMSTVALYYRTDLFEKAGIKEPPKTWEELTADIEKLKKSGVKTPFSIDWGNLDWIGYFNFLYQAGGAFYTPDCKPSLDTPQAEQALSYWIDLHRKYGAPTDTVTTSDALDQGIAMVYGGNWNALGIDTSKPAMKGKWAIAPLPAGPAAPTTFIGGRAVGVTSYSTHIQQAADFVKFLYTDEAVDAVTAESKARNVSYIPPRPDKIAESPFTPEHAAVFAEIIKTGAAAPGCPGWDESASDVAKQLQAAILGKADVKTALAEAAKVMERNAG, translated from the coding sequence ATGCGACGAACGACGGCGGCCACCTGCGCCGCCCTGATCACCGCCCTCGGCGCGGGCTGCGCGACCAGCGGCACCTCGGAGACCGAGCAGGCCGACGCGAACACCCCCGCCGCCATCACGTGGTGGTCCACCGGCGGCGACGACGAGAGCGCGGCCTTCCAGAAGGCGGCCGACCTGTACACGAAGTCGCACCCCGATGTAACGATCAAGGTGCAGACGCTGGCCTGGGACGACGCGTACGCCAAGCTGCTGGCGGCCTCGACCAGCCGCAGCGGGCCCGACATCATCTCCGGCGGCATGACCTGGACCATCCAGTTCGGCCTGCGCGGCGGGATGGTCGACCTGCGCAAGTACGGCATCGAACAGCTCCAGGCCCAGGCGCAGCCCGCCCAGTGGAAGTCGGCCGTCTCCCCCGACGGCACCATCTATGGCATCCCGCTCGACATGTCCACCGTGGCGCTCTACTACCGGACCGACCTGTTCGAGAAGGCCGGGATCAAGGAGCCGCCCAAGACCTGGGAGGAGCTCACCGCCGACATCGAGAAACTCAAGAAGTCCGGGGTGAAGACGCCGTTCAGCATCGACTGGGGCAACCTCGACTGGATCGGCTACTTCAACTTCCTCTACCAGGCGGGCGGCGCCTTCTACACGCCGGACTGCAAGCCGTCGCTCGACACCCCGCAGGCCGAGCAGGCGCTGTCGTACTGGATCGACCTGCACCGCAAGTACGGCGCGCCGACCGACACGGTGACGACCTCGGACGCGCTCGACCAGGGCATCGCGATGGTCTACGGCGGCAACTGGAACGCCCTCGGCATCGACACCAGCAAGCCCGCGATGAAGGGCAAATGGGCGATCGCCCCGCTGCCGGCCGGCCCGGCGGCGCCCACGACCTTCATCGGCGGCCGGGCGGTCGGGGTCACGTCGTACAGTACGCACATCCAGCAGGCGGCGGACTTCGTCAAGTTCCTCTACACCGACGAGGCCGTCGACGCGGTGACGGCGGAGTCGAAGGCCCGCAACGTCTCCTACATCCCGCCCCGCCCCGACAAGATCGCCGAATCGCCGTTCACGCCCGAGCACGCGGCGGTGTTCGCGGAGATCATCAAGACCGGCGCGGCCGCGCCCGGATGTCCCGGCTGGGACGAGAGCGCGTCCGACGTCGCCAAGCAGCTCCAGGCCGCGATCCTCGGCAAGGCCGACGTGAAGACGGCGCTGGCCGAGGCCGCCAAGGTCATGGAGCGCAACGCCGGATAG
- a CDS encoding sugar ABC transporter permease, whose product MATHAAAPPQRWRRYGTSYLMLLPFLGLFAGFLVWPLANSLYLSLTTFDGVNAPRFEGLENFRRLLFDDDRFRHALGNTFIYVVASVGIGTLLSLGLALAFSGSSWPHRIMRTIFFLPSVTSSIALMLLWKWIFNPGDFGLANTVVTWFGGRAVEWLATPGLTIPVLVLMSVWGGMGYGMVLYVAGLNTIPQEYYEAARIDGAGAWQQFRRVTLPLLRPVTTYVVVTGLIGAFQVFEAVYIVFRGTNNIGGVLDSGLMIVPYLYDQGFTHFKLGYASAIAWVLFLIIFALSMVNLRIGRALKEL is encoded by the coding sequence ATGGCAACCCACGCCGCCGCGCCCCCGCAACGGTGGCGCCGCTACGGCACCTCCTATCTGATGCTGCTGCCGTTCCTCGGCCTGTTCGCCGGCTTCCTGGTCTGGCCGCTGGCCAACTCGCTCTACCTCAGCCTCACGACGTTCGACGGGGTGAACGCCCCGCGGTTCGAGGGGCTGGAGAACTTCCGGCGCCTGCTGTTCGACGACGACCGGTTCCGGCACGCCCTCGGCAACACCTTCATCTACGTCGTGGCGTCCGTCGGGATCGGCACGCTGCTGTCGCTCGGCCTCGCACTGGCCTTCAGCGGGTCGAGCTGGCCGCACCGCATCATGCGGACGATCTTCTTCTTGCCCTCGGTGACGTCGTCGATCGCGCTCATGCTGCTCTGGAAGTGGATCTTCAACCCGGGTGACTTCGGCCTGGCCAACACCGTCGTCACCTGGTTCGGCGGCAGGGCCGTCGAATGGCTCGCCACGCCCGGGCTCACGATCCCCGTCCTCGTGCTCATGTCGGTGTGGGGCGGGATGGGCTACGGCATGGTCCTGTACGTCGCCGGGCTCAACACGATCCCGCAGGAGTACTACGAGGCGGCCCGCATCGACGGCGCCGGCGCCTGGCAGCAGTTCCGCCGGGTGACGCTGCCGCTGCTGCGCCCGGTCACCACGTATGTGGTCGTGACCGGGCTCATCGGGGCCTTCCAGGTCTTTGAAGCCGTCTACATCGTGTTCCGGGGCACCAACAACATCGGCGGCGTGCTCGACTCGGGCCTGATGATCGTGCCCTACCTCTACGACCAGGGCTTCACGCACTTCAAGCTCGGCTACGCCTCGGCCATCGCCTGGGTGCTCTTCCTGATCATCTTCGCCCTCAGCATGGTCAACCTCCGCATCGGCCGCGCCCTCAAGGAGCTGTGA
- a CDS encoding carbohydrate ABC transporter permease, giving the protein MAVAPTTTPIVAGPAAAPRRAPAGRSRTTWRGHLLRLPFYLLSLTMIAPFYWMLITVFKPVTEIDKQPPSFVPEHPTLNNFYDPGYSPTQVNPGHLQGIFQRFQVDFGFGRFMFNSLVITVTITVVSLLIASLAAYVITKHRVPGRRLIFLLIVASMMVPWQTTLVPNYVIMRNLGWLDTYQGYIIPALAKAFVLFFLVQFLHSIPDELIQAARVDGAGEWRIWWQVVLPLLRPALAAMSIFIVLAEWNNFLWPLIIVQSDEMANIPVALARLNSYFTGAQNQGAIMAGGLLASLPSIAFFLAFQRYFTRGIVLSGLKG; this is encoded by the coding sequence ATGGCCGTCGCCCCCACGACCACGCCGATCGTCGCCGGCCCGGCCGCCGCACCCCGGCGGGCGCCCGCCGGGAGGTCGCGCACCACCTGGCGCGGCCACCTGCTGCGCCTGCCGTTCTACCTGCTGTCGCTCACCATGATCGCGCCGTTCTACTGGATGCTGATCACGGTGTTCAAGCCGGTGACCGAGATCGACAAACAGCCGCCGTCGTTCGTGCCCGAGCACCCCACGCTGAACAACTTCTACGACCCCGGCTACTCCCCCACCCAGGTCAACCCGGGCCACCTGCAGGGCATCTTCCAGCGGTTCCAGGTGGACTTCGGATTCGGCCGCTTCATGTTCAACAGCCTGGTGATCACTGTCACGATCACCGTCGTGTCGCTGCTGATCGCCTCGCTGGCGGCGTACGTGATCACCAAGCACCGGGTGCCGGGACGGCGGCTGATCTTCCTGCTGATCGTCGCCTCGATGATGGTGCCCTGGCAGACCACCCTGGTGCCCAACTACGTCATCATGCGCAACCTGGGCTGGCTGGACACCTACCAGGGCTACATCATCCCGGCGCTGGCCAAGGCGTTCGTGCTGTTCTTCCTGGTGCAGTTCCTCCACTCGATCCCGGACGAGCTCATCCAGGCCGCCCGGGTCGACGGCGCCGGGGAGTGGCGCATCTGGTGGCAGGTCGTGCTGCCGCTGCTGCGCCCGGCCCTCGCCGCGATGTCGATCTTCATCGTGCTCGCGGAGTGGAACAACTTCCTCTGGCCGCTGATCATCGTGCAGAGCGACGAGATGGCCAACATCCCGGTCGCGCTCGCCCGCTTGAACTCCTATTTCACCGGCGCGCAGAACCAGGGGGCGATCATGGCGGGCGGCCTGCTCGCCTCCCTGCCGTCGATCGCCTTCTTCCTCGCCTTCCAGCGCTACTTCACCCGCGGGATCGTGCTGAGCGGCCTGAAGGGCTGA
- a CDS encoding alpha/beta fold hydrolase produces MPGNARTFELGEPGAPTVVLPGLPVNADTWAPVVTALGEARAADLPCLGMSEGDRDDWPSWLAALVTKTGARHLVGHSIGAAAAVEAAAAHPDAAERLTLVAPFFLQARSASVPRLPARWYLGRVSARALAERLPRAEVTVIPDAGHHPRLTHLEEVAHAVAGDAPPRVREPFSPSGRSARSRG; encoded by the coding sequence GTGCCGGGGAACGCGCGGACGTTCGAGCTCGGCGAGCCTGGCGCGCCCACGGTGGTGCTGCCGGGCCTGCCGGTCAACGCCGACACCTGGGCGCCGGTCGTCACGGCTCTGGGCGAAGCCCGCGCGGCCGACCTGCCGTGCCTGGGGATGAGCGAGGGAGACCGCGACGACTGGCCGTCCTGGCTCGCCGCTCTCGTCACCAAGACCGGCGCGCGTCACCTCGTCGGTCACTCGATCGGTGCCGCGGCGGCGGTGGAGGCCGCGGCCGCCCATCCGGACGCGGCGGAACGGCTCACGCTGGTGGCCCCGTTCTTCCTCCAGGCGCGCTCGGCGTCCGTACCCCGGCTCCCGGCCCGCTGGTATCTCGGCCGGGTCTCCGCCCGGGCGCTGGCCGAGCGGCTCCCGCGGGCCGAGGTGACGGTGATCCCGGACGCGGGGCATCACCCCCGGCTGACGCACCTGGAGGAGGTCGCCCACGCCGTGGCGGGGGACGCGCCTCCCCGGGTGCGTGAGCCGTTCAGCCCTTCAGGCCGCTCAGCACGATCCCGCGGGTGA
- a CDS encoding DEAD/DEAH box helicase — protein MLDLGEGTETRAEFALLGLPKPLVAGLARQGITEPFPIQRAAIPDILAGYDVLGRGQTGSGKTLAFGLPTLARIAGEKARPGHPRALVLVPTRELALQVADTLEPLGRGLSLRTRTVVGGMSMGRQIDDLRRGVDVVVATPGRLTDLIEQGECTLDDVQVTVLDEADHMCDLGFLPVVSALLARTPADGQRLLFSATLDGDVDTLVTRFLTDPVVHSLDPATSSVETMEHHLLQVHRDDKVDVTAEIANRDGRTILFVRTQHGVDRVVKQLARSGVRAGGLHGGKRQNQRTRILDGFREGTIGVLVCTDVAARGIHVDDVSLVLHVDPPADHKSYLHRGGRTARAGERGVVLTLVLPSERRAAESMTRKAGVTPSRHRVTPGDPILAEIAGARRPSGEAVPVWEPDVRRPLRPARDDRGPGRRRHGGDRFRGADRPGDGDGRRRRSDQGERSRGPRTGDGWADGRSESRGGHHRGRTGGHGGQSGHAQSGHAQSGYSGQGAYGGQGGQGGYGGQGGQSGQGGRGGYGGYGGGQGGRGGYGGDAGRGGRRGRGGRFTGR, from the coding sequence ATGCTTGACCTCGGTGAGGGCACCGAGACCCGCGCCGAGTTCGCACTGCTGGGTCTGCCCAAGCCGCTCGTGGCGGGGCTGGCCCGGCAGGGCATCACCGAGCCGTTCCCGATCCAGCGGGCGGCCATTCCCGACATCCTCGCCGGCTACGACGTCCTCGGCCGGGGCCAGACCGGCTCCGGCAAGACGCTCGCCTTCGGCCTGCCGACCCTGGCCAGGATCGCGGGGGAGAAGGCCCGCCCCGGCCACCCCCGGGCCCTCGTCCTGGTGCCCACCCGCGAACTGGCCCTGCAGGTGGCCGACACCCTCGAACCGCTCGGCCGCGGGCTGTCGCTGCGCACCCGCACGGTCGTCGGCGGCATGTCCATGGGCCGCCAGATCGACGATCTGCGCCGTGGGGTCGACGTCGTCGTCGCCACGCCCGGCCGCCTCACCGACCTCATCGAGCAGGGCGAGTGCACGCTGGACGACGTCCAGGTCACCGTGCTCGACGAGGCCGACCACATGTGCGACCTCGGGTTCCTGCCCGTGGTCAGCGCGCTGCTCGCGCGCACGCCCGCCGACGGGCAGCGCCTGCTGTTCTCCGCGACGCTCGACGGCGACGTGGACACGCTGGTCACGCGCTTCCTGACCGACCCCGTGGTCCACTCCCTCGACCCGGCCACCTCCTCGGTGGAGACGATGGAGCACCACCTGCTCCAGGTGCACCGTGACGACAAGGTGGACGTGACGGCGGAGATCGCCAACCGGGACGGCCGTACGATCCTGTTCGTCCGCACCCAGCACGGCGTGGACCGCGTCGTGAAGCAGCTCGCCCGGTCGGGCGTCCGCGCGGGCGGCCTGCACGGCGGCAAGCGGCAGAACCAGCGCACCCGCATCCTCGACGGGTTCCGCGAGGGCACGATCGGGGTGCTCGTGTGCACCGACGTCGCCGCCCGCGGCATCCACGTGGACGACGTGAGCCTCGTGCTGCACGTCGACCCGCCGGCCGATCACAAGAGCTACCTGCACCGCGGCGGCCGTACGGCCCGCGCGGGCGAGCGCGGCGTGGTGCTGACGCTGGTCCTGCCGAGCGAGCGCCGCGCCGCCGAGTCGATGACCCGCAAGGCGGGGGTGACCCCGTCCCGTCACCGTGTGACGCCGGGTGACCCGATTCTGGCCGAGATCGCCGGGGCCCGGCGGCCGAGCGGCGAGGCCGTTCCGGTGTGGGAGCCCGACGTGCGCAGGCCGCTGCGGCCCGCGCGGGACGACCGGGGGCCCGGCCGGCGGCGGCACGGCGGCGACCGTTTTCGCGGCGCCGACCGCCCGGGTGACGGGGACGGGCGGCGCAGGCGGTCCGACCAGGGCGAGCGGTCTCGCGGTCCCCGCACCGGCGATGGCTGGGCCGACGGCCGCAGCGAGTCGCGCGGCGGCCACCACCGTGGCCGTACGGGTGGACACGGCGGCCAGTCCGGGCACGCCCAGTCCGGGCACGCCCAGTCCGGCTACAGCGGTCAGGGCGCGTACGGCGGTCAGGGCGGCCAAGGGGGTTACGGCGGCCAGGGCGGCCAGAGCGGTCAGGGCGGACGCGGAGGCTACGGCGGTTACGGCGGCGGCCAGGGCGGACGCGGGGGCTATGGCGGCGACGCCGGCCGTGGCGGACGCCGGGGCCGCGGTGGCCGCTTCACCGGCCGCTGA
- a CDS encoding metal-sulfur cluster assembly factor codes for MSKPTETPTGTVTETPTGDYDGETSLDDVLEALKDVVDPELGINVVDLGLVYGVNLDPAGEGERPIATIDMTLTSAACPLTDVIEDQANSALADLVSNVVINWVWLPPWGPDKITDEGRDQLRMLGFNV; via the coding sequence GTGAGCAAGCCGACCGAGACCCCGACGGGCACCGTGACCGAGACGCCGACCGGCGACTACGACGGGGAGACCTCCCTCGACGACGTGCTCGAGGCGCTGAAGGACGTGGTGGACCCCGAACTGGGGATCAACGTGGTGGACCTCGGCCTCGTCTACGGCGTCAATCTCGACCCGGCCGGCGAGGGTGAGCGTCCCATCGCCACCATCGACATGACGCTGACCAGCGCCGCCTGCCCGCTGACCGACGTGATCGAGGACCAGGCCAACTCGGCGCTCGCCGACCTGGTCTCCAACGTGGTCATCAACTGGGTCTGGCTGCCGCCGTGGGGCCCCGACAAGATCACCGACGAGGGCCGCGACCAGCTTCGCATGCTCGGTTTCAACGTCTGA
- the sufU gene encoding Fe-S cluster assembly sulfur transfer protein SufU encodes MIGESMYQELILEHYKHPQGRGLRDPYDAEVHHVNPTCGDEVTLRVKVADGGKVLDVSYDGQGCSISQAAASVLHELATGSTVEESLSVVEEFTRLMQGRGQVEPDEDVLGDAVAFAGVAKFPARVKCALLAWMAYKDALMRSQG; translated from the coding sequence ATGATCGGTGAATCCATGTACCAGGAGCTGATCCTGGAGCACTACAAGCATCCCCAGGGGCGGGGCCTGCGCGACCCGTACGACGCGGAGGTGCACCACGTCAACCCGACCTGCGGCGACGAGGTGACGCTGCGGGTGAAGGTGGCCGACGGCGGCAAGGTGCTCGACGTGTCCTATGACGGCCAGGGCTGCTCCATCAGCCAGGCCGCGGCCTCGGTGCTGCACGAGCTCGCGACCGGCTCCACGGTGGAGGAGTCGCTGTCGGTGGTCGAGGAGTTCACCCGGCTCATGCAGGGCAGGGGCCAGGTGGAGCCCGACGAGGACGTGCTGGGCGACGCGGTGGCGTTCGCCGGTGTGGCGAAGTTCCCCGCCCGCGTCAAGTGCGCGCTGCTGGCCTGGATGGCCTACAAGGACGCGCTGATGAGGAGCCAGGGATGA